From the Cryptomeria japonica chromosome 2, Sugi_1.0, whole genome shotgun sequence genome, one window contains:
- the LOC131048201 gene encoding U-box domain-containing protein 33, translating to MFKRMEIKMKQHLQKITVQHLHEIEIALTEIASLAKKNNRLMRERDDAIKKLQNYLELRSRIETSTLSSDNLLFRRYSLNDIKSATGNFSEHLKVGEGDYGVVYRGEVEETMVAVKVRREDGFSVDQQTFHQQIDMLRDIRHPHLVRILGVCLDRECIMYEYMANGSLADHLYCKIDTPPLLWHIRIRIINEVCAALHYLHSFKPNAILHCDLKPENILLDEFYVSKISDVGMARLLPRDLLIKSNISYLDEHYLRNGEFTHKSDVYSLGITILQLLTGQHALGLVSKVAQSLESGQFHDLLDPSAGEWPFDQAIQLAYLALDCTESNQRDRPDLHPTLTKTLNQLQATASTNFQTTHQGQVPSFLICPISQELMDDPHVAADGFTYELEAIKEWFDSNHNTSPMTNLKLDHTDLIPNHSLRSAIREWKEGTSYPQDITSQSTKNFFSEGFRK from the exons ATGTTtaaaagaatggagatcaaaatgaAGCAGCATTTGCAGAAGATCACGGTTCAGCACTTGCACGAGATCGAAATAGCACTTACAGAGATCGCTTCTCTGGCAAAGAAAAACAATCGCCTCATGCGAGAAAGGGACGATGCAATTAAAAAGCTTCAAAACTACTTGGAGTTGAGGTCGCGGATCGAGACCTCGACCTTATCTTCAGATAATCTTCTTTTCAGAAGGTATTCTCTAAATGACATCAAATCTGCCACTGGAAACTTCTCAGAGCATTTGAAAGTTGGGGAAGGAGACTACGGCGTGGTTTACAGAGGTGAAGTAGAGGAGACTATGGTTGCTGTCAAGGTTAGGAGAGAGGATGGCTTCAGTGTAGATCAACAAACATTTCATCAGCAG ATTGATATGTTAAGGGATATTAGACATCCTCATTTGGTAAGGATTTTGGGAGTGTGTTTGGATAGAGAATGCATTATGTATGAATACATGGCTAATGGAAGCCTCGCAGATCATCTATATTGTAAAATTGATACTCCACCACTACTTTGGCACATTAGAATTCGTATTATCAATGAAGTTTGTGCAGCATTACACTACCTACATAGTTTTAAGCCAAATGCCATTCTGCATTGTGATTTGAAGCCTGAGAATATTTTGCTAGATGAATTTTATGTAAGTAAGATAAGTGACGTGGGAATGGCGAGGCTTCTACCTCGAGATTTGCTCATAAAAAGCAATATATCCTATTTGGACGAACACTATCTCAGAAACGGCGAGTTCACTCATAAATCAGATGTTTATAGCCTGGGAATCACTATTCTTCAGCTTCTCACAGGCCAACATGCTCTTGGATTAGTCAGTAAGGTTGCACAGTCACTAGAAAGTGGACAATTTCATGATTTGCTCGATCCTTCCGCTGGAGAATGGCCCTTTGATCAAGCTATTCAACTAGCTTATCTTGCTCTCGATTGTACAGAATCTAATCAAAGGGATAGGCCTGATCTTCATCCCACTCTCACTAAAACTCTCAATCAATTACAAGCTACCGCCTCAACAAATTTTCAAACTACTCATCAAGGACAAGTTCCTAGCTTCCTAATATGTCCCATCTCTCAG GAGCTCATGGATGATCCTCATGTTGCTGCGGATGGCTTTACCTATGAATTAGAGGCAATTAAGGAATGGTTTGACTCTAATCACAACACATCACCAATGACAAACTTGAAACTAGATCACACTGATCTCATTCCAAACCATTCTCTCAGATCTGCCATTCGGGAGTGGAAAGAAGGAACGAGTTATCCTCAAGACATAACATCACAGTCTACAAAGAATTTCTTTTCAGAGGGGTTCAGAAAATAA
- the LOC131048196 gene encoding U-box domain-containing protein 70, translating into MEGMEDLEGILAEIETAVAEMERLKETNHRLMRERDDAIIKLQDYMESRPRIETPPSSSANLLYRKYSLNDIKSATGDFSEHLKVGKGDYGVVYKGEIEEIAVAVKIRREDGFTLDQQIFHQQMDVLRDVRNLHLVRVVGECLERGCIVYEYMVNGSLADRLSCKNGTSPLVWHVRVRIASEVCSALHFLHSLKPNGILHCSLKPENIFLDEFNTGKISDVGMARLLPEDLLIKGNIAYLDPDYLRTGEFTDKSDVYSLGIIILQLLTGQQALGLVRKVSQSLETGHLDELLDPLAGEWPFDQALQLAYLALDCTAASRQDRPNLHPTLTNTLDELHATASAIVQPASTVVQPASIVVQPASIVVQPASIVVQHGQQRQVPSLYTCPISHELMDDPHFAADGFTYELEAIKEWIVSGHDTSPMTNCRLDHPNLLPNRSLKSAIQEWKEANCNPGSTS; encoded by the exons atggaaggaatggaggatctGGAAGGAATACTTGCAGAGATCGAAACAGCAGTTGCAGAGATGGAGCGGCTGAAGGAGACAAACCATCGCCTTATGCGAGAAAGAGATGATGCAATTATAAAGCTTCAAGATTACATGGAGTCGAGACCACGGATCGAAACCCCGCCCTCTTCTTCGGCTAATCTTCTATACAGAAAATATTCTCTCAACGATATCAAATCTGCCACTGGCGATTTTTCAGAGCATTTGAAAGTTGGGAAAGGAGATTACGGCGTGGTATACAAAGGTGAAATTGAGGAGATTGCGGTTGCAGTGAAGATTAGGAGAGAGGATGGCTTCACTCTAGATCAGCAAATATTTCATCAGCAG ATGGATGTGTTAAGGGATGTTAGAAATCTTCATTTGGTAAGGGTTGTGGGAGAGTGTTTGGAAAGAGGATGTATTGTGTATGAATATATGGTCAATGGAAGCTTGGCAGATCGCCTATCTTGCAAAAATGGAACTTCACCGCTTGTCTGGCATGTCAGAGTACGCATTGCAAGTGAAGTTTGCTCAGCATTACACTTCCTTCATAGTTTAAAGCCAAATGGAATTCTTCACTGCAGTTTGAAGCCCGAAAACATTTTTCTAGATGAATTTAATACAGGTAAGATCAGCGACGTGGGCATGGCAAGGCTTCTACCTGAAGATTTACTCATAAAAGGCAATATAGCATATCTGGATCCAGACTATCTTAGAACTGGTGAATTCACAGACAAATCAGATGTTTATAGCTTGGGGATCATTATTCTTCAACTTCTCACAGGCCAACAGGCACTTGGATTGGTGAGAAAGGTTTCACAATCACTAGAAACTGGACACTTGGATGAGTTGCTAGATCCTTTAGCTGGGGAATGGCCCTTTGATCAGGCTTTACAATTAGCATATCTTGCCCTTGATTGCACAGCAGCCAGTCGACAAGATAGGCCTAATCTTCATCCCACTCTCACTAATACTCTTGATGAACTTCATGCTACTGCCTCTGCAATTGTTCAGCCTGCCTCAACAGTTGTCCAGCCTGCCTCAATAGTTGTTCAGCCTGCTTCAATAGTTGTCCAGCCTGCTTCAATAGTTGTCCAGCATGGACAACAAAGACAAGTTCCCAGCCTCTATACATGTCCAATCTCTCAT GAGCTTATGGATGATCCTCACTTTGCTGCGGATGGTTTTACCTATGAATTGGAGGCAATCAAGGAATGGATTGTTTCTGGTCATGACACCTCACCAATGACAAACTGCAGACTAGATCACCCCAATCTCCTCCCAAACCGTTCTCTTAAATCCGCCATTCAAGAGTGGAAAGAAGCCAATTGTAATCCAGGCTCGACATCATag